The following coding sequences lie in one Oncorhynchus nerka isolate Pitt River linkage group LG14, Oner_Uvic_2.0, whole genome shotgun sequence genomic window:
- the lratd2b gene encoding protein LRATD2 has product MGNQVEKLTHLTYDNVPTADPNGFDTEDELGPRIGVSYIFSADDDEQEERVDGPDKDQNEEKKQYDNCNELECVVYYRDESVYEKNLKLSDMSTYSTENLLNKCIPGDLVEFVATGQYPHWVVYVGDFQVVHLHRAEIKNNFLTDASQGKRGRIVNGLYKFRALPPEVVVQNAVQQVGTRDRELDWRNSECFAAWCRFGKREFKIGGEIRIGKQPYRLKMLFSEKKSHVLEFQSFDDLIMEKRRNDQIGRDAVTQELANHLNATDAEIKDDFHQSVN; this is encoded by the coding sequence ATGGGTAACCAGGTTGAGAAACTGACACATCTGACTTATGACAATGTTCCGACCGCAGATCCGAACGGGTTTGACACGGAGGATGAGCTGGGGCCCCGGATCGGAGTGTCCTATATCTTCTCCGCGGACGACGACGAACAAGAGGAACGTGTTGACGGACCGGACAAGGATCAGAACGAGGAAAAGAAACAATACGATAACTGCAACGAGCTGGAGTGTGTTGTGTACTACCGTGACGAATCTGTGTACGAGAAAAATCTCAAACTCTCTGATATGAGCACGTATTCGACTGAGAATCTTTTAAACAAGTGCATACCGGGGGATTTGGTGGAGTTCGTGGCTACGGGCCAGTACCCTCACTGGGTTGTGTACGTGGGCGACTTTCAGGTCGTTCACCTGCACCGGGCTGAAATCAAGAATAATTTCCTGACAGATGCCAGTCAGGGAAAGCGAGGCAGGATAGTAAACGGACTGTATAAATTCCGCGCGCTGCCTCCGGAGGTGGTGGTGCAGAACGCGGTGCAGCAAGTAGGAACGCGAGACAGAGAGCTGGACTGGAGGAACTCTGAGTGCTTTGCTGCGTGGTGCAGGTTCGGGAAGAGGGAATTTAAAATAGGAGGAGAGATCCGTATCGGAAAGCAGCCCTACAGGTTGAAAATGTTGTTTTCTGAAAAGAAAAGTCACGTCCTTGAATTTCAGAGTTTTGACGACTTGAtcatggagaagaggagaaacgATCAGATAGGCAGAGATGCGGTGACTCAAGAGTTAGCTAACCATCTCAACGCAACCGATGCGGAAATTAAGGACGACTTTCATCAGAGTGTAAACTGA